Genomic DNA from Mycobacteroides chelonae CCUG 47445:
CATCGGAGCTACCGGTCGGTGTCCACCACGTCGACCCGGATGCCGCGGCCACCCACACCCGCGACCAGGGTGCGCAGCGCGGTGGCGGTACGCCCGCCCCGACCGATCACCTTTCCGAGATCGTCGGGGTGGACGTGAACCTCTACGGTGCGGCCGCGACGGTTCGTCACCAGGTCAACGCGGACATCGTCGGGGTTATCGACG
This window encodes:
- a CDS encoding RNA-binding protein → MSSVVVDAVEHLVRGIVDNPDDVRVDLVTNRRGRTVEVHVHPDDLGKVIGRGGRTATALRTLVAGVGGRGIRVDVVDTDR